The following are encoded in a window of Deinococcota bacterium genomic DNA:
- a CDS encoding type II toxin-antitoxin system VapC family toxin: MILVDTSVWIDHLREGSPALAEALEHARILMHPFVLGELACGNLKNRSEVLELLDELPKAPTATDPEALSFIEGRALMGRGIGYLDVHLLASVLLAGSVRLWTKDKRLAAVAAELGVAYAEGD; the protein is encoded by the coding sequence GTGATCCTGGTCGATACCTCCGTCTGGATCGACCACCTGCGCGAAGGCAGCCCGGCCCTGGCCGAAGCCCTCGAGCACGCGCGCATCCTGATGCACCCCTTCGTCCTGGGCGAGCTGGCCTGTGGCAACCTCAAGAACCGCAGCGAGGTGCTCGAGCTCCTGGATGAGTTGCCCAAGGCGCCAACCGCCACCGACCCCGAGGCCCTGAGCTTCATCGAAGGGCGCGCCCTGATGGGCCGGGGCATCGGCTACCTTGACGTCCACCTGCTCGCCTCGGTGCTCCTGGCCGGCAGCGTGCGGCTGTGGACGAAGGACAAGCGCCTCGCCGCGGTGGCTGCAGAGCTGGGCGTCGCCTACGCGGAAGGAGACTGA
- a CDS encoding type II toxin-antitoxin system VapB family antitoxin → MRTTINLDEHLLEEAQRLTGMKERTALIHEGLRALIERESARRLARLGGSEPQLHEIPRRRPEPA, encoded by the coding sequence ATGCGCACCACCATCAACCTGGACGAGCATTTGCTCGAGGAAGCCCAGCGCCTCACCGGCATGAAAGAACGCACCGCCCTCATCCACGAAGGGCTAAGGGCCCTCATCGAACGCGAGAGCGCCCGGCGGCTCGCCAGGCTCGGCGGCAGCGAACCCCAATTACACGAGATTCCCAGGCGTCGCCCCGAACCCGCGTGA
- a CDS encoding restriction endonuclease codes for TLLVDSEQLESGEGLDDNFRSMAGDEIERFRREIVERTGDRQEAENLSDQDLLREVMNTVGKEGRPGESIRCVVSVSMLTEGWDANTITHVLGVRAFGTELLCEQVIGRALRRQSYDLNEEGLFNVEYADVLGIPFDFTAKPVVAPPQPPRETIHVRAVSPERDHLEIRFPRVEGYRVELPEERLTAQFNDDSRLELTPDLVGPSITRNAGIIGEGVDLSLEHLGDLRRSTLLFHLSRRLVYTKWRDPGEEPKLHLFGQLKRITKEWLDGYLVCKGGTYPAQLMYQELADMACERITAAITRSLVGERPIKAVLDPYNATGSTIHVNFTTSKTSRWETTRSHINWAILDSDWEGEFCRVAEAHPRVKAYVKNHNLGLEVPYRYGSTTRKYLPDFVVLVDVGEAEPLNLVVEIKGYRGEDAKDKKSTMETYWVEGVNNLKSYGRWAFAELTDVYGIEAAFGAKVEAEFDRAVASALENAAKQKDRMQHYDEVAAELRGKLRTGGQTFSRDEMNER; via the coding sequence TAAGCGACCAGGACCTGCTGCGCGAGGTCATGAACACCGTCGGCAAGGAAGGCCGCCCCGGCGAGTCGATCCGCTGCGTGGTGTCGGTCTCGATGCTCACCGAAGGCTGGGACGCCAACACCATCACGCACGTCCTGGGTGTGCGCGCCTTCGGTACCGAGCTGCTGTGCGAGCAGGTGATCGGCCGCGCCTTGCGACGCCAGTCCTACGACCTCAACGAGGAGGGTCTGTTCAACGTCGAGTACGCCGACGTCCTGGGCATCCCCTTCGACTTCACCGCCAAGCCGGTCGTCGCGCCGCCGCAACCGCCCCGCGAGACCATTCACGTGCGGGCGGTTAGCCCTGAACGCGACCACCTCGAAATCCGCTTCCCTCGCGTGGAAGGCTACCGCGTGGAGCTGCCCGAGGAGCGGCTCACCGCTCAGTTCAACGACGACTCCAGGCTCGAGCTGACCCCGGACCTCGTCGGCCCGTCCATCACCCGGAACGCCGGCATCATCGGCGAGGGCGTCGACCTCAGCCTCGAGCACTTAGGCGATCTGCGCCGCTCCACGCTGCTCTTCCACCTCTCCCGGCGCCTCGTGTACACCAAGTGGCGCGACCCCGGTGAGGAGCCCAAGCTGCACCTCTTCGGGCAGCTCAAGCGGATCACCAAGGAGTGGCTCGACGGCTACCTCGTCTGCAAGGGTGGCACCTACCCTGCGCAGCTCATGTACCAGGAGCTGGCCGACATGGCCTGCGAGCGCATCACCGCTGCCATCACCCGCTCGCTGGTGGGCGAGCGCCCTATCAAGGCGGTGCTCGACCCCTACAACGCCACCGGTTCCACTATCCACGTGAACTTCACCACCTCCAAGACCAGCCGCTGGGAGACGACGCGCTCCCACATCAACTGGGCCATCCTCGACAGCGACTGGGAAGGCGAGTTCTGCCGCGTCGCCGAGGCGCACCCTCGCGTCAAGGCCTACGTCAAGAACCACAACCTCGGCCTCGAGGTTCCCTACCGTTACGGCTCGACGACCCGCAAGTACCTTCCCGACTTCGTTGTCCTGGTAGACGTCGGCGAGGCCGAGCCGCTCAACCTCGTCGTCGAGATCAAGGGCTACCGCGGCGAGGACGCCAAGGACAAGAAAAGCACGATGGAGACTTACTGGGTCGAGGGCGTCAATAACTTGAAGAGCTACGGCCGCTGGGCCTTCGCCGAGCTGACCGACGTCTACGGCATCGAGGCCGCCTTCGGTGCCAAGGTCGAAGCCGAGTTCGACAGGGCGGTCGCGAGCGCCCTCGAGAATGCTGCCAAGCAAAAGGATCGCATGCAGCACTACGATGAGGTCGCCGCCGAATTGCGTGGCAAGCTGCGCACCGGCGGCCAAACGTTCAGCCGCGACGAGATGAACGAGCGCTAA